The sequence CTTGCCAGCAACCACCCCATCACCGTCCACAGCGCGAGGAAGACAACGACATGCTCCGTTGCCGTGAGCAAGAGCACGACAACACTGAGCGAGAAGAGGCGCCCGTAAAACGAGCGCAGATGGCGAGCGCCGGCCATGTATCGCCGCGAAAAGCTATGCACAATCCCGCTGACGAACGTCACAACAACAGCCATGACCTGCGTCAGGCCATCCACCTGGATGTACGGGTCGATGCTCCAGGTCTCTCCCTTCAAGAAGAAGGCGAGCGCGACGGCAAGGCCGAAACCGGCCCACATCACACGGGTGAGGACTGCGGGAAGTCGGGTCGGAGGAGGCATGAGGAATGGGTTGAGGGGCAGATACGAGAGCCGAACGGCAATCCATGCGCCGGTCGAAGCCGATTCACCAAGCTAAGACATTCACAACGTACGTTCACGTTTCGATGCCGTAACAGTCTCACGGAAAAAAGATTCAAAACTGACGGCTTCCTTGCAGACGAGTCGTCGCGAGTTACGAGAAACGAACAAAGACGGAGACAAGACGAAGCGGAAAACCGATCATCTGTCTCCAACCATCGTCTCCCGCGACACGGAAATCAGACCGACCCGTTGTTGGCGGGGAAGGTGCGAACCGGCACCGCAGGTCGGACCGTGTACATTCCCTGATCTGAATAAGTTGGGATCAACGCTCGAATGCAAACTCGATACCTTCAGTTGATCCCTTGTTCGACAGGTTCTTGACGATCCACATCGGTAATTGCACGGGCGGCGGACTCGATAAAATCTGTGGACTTTCTGAAAATGACCTTTACCATCAAATTATTCGTTTCAGAGTTCATAAAATGATTTCAGTCTAGACGCCCACAATCAGGGAGATTCACTCAATTTCACGCCTCGTCGTCGCAAGTTTGTAATAAGTTACGGCTTTGTTTGTACGTTGCCGGGTGTCACCTGATCTTTTCAGGCCGGTGACCGTTACGCTATTGTGATCGTTGATATCTTCGCGCCGAGCGATTCTCTTCCCCGCCTCTACCGCTGTACACGTAGGGCTTGCCGATCCGCCGAATGATTGCTATGGGGGAGACGAGCCGTTTAGATGTGCTCACGGACTTCAGATCGCGACCGCTTCCACGGTCATCTGGACCGTACGCCGCTTCTTCCTGCAGACTCACCATTACAACATGAGCATCGCCTCATACCTGAACGAGGACGTAGATGCTTCGGTCGACTTCAAGTCGTTCCGAGACGCATTCAAGAAGAAACTCCGCAATGTTTTTCACCGTCGGTCCAGTGCCGACCAGGTGGGGACAAGCCGCGGGATTCCGCCCTTCATCATGCGTGAAATTCAGTCACTCACGCCCCTTTCGGTTTTCATTCCGGAAGAGCATGGAGGACGCGGCGGCCACGTTCACGAGTGCCAGTCAATTCTTGCGGCCGCCTCATACGAATCCCTCGCGCTCTCGCTCACGATCGGAATCAACGGAGCGCTGTTCCTGCAACCACTTACGAAGTACGGGCGAGAGGAAATCAAGGCCCCGATCTTCCGGCGGTTTATCGAAGATAAGAACATGGGCGGGCTGATGATCACCGAGCCGGATTACGGCACGGATGCCCTGCGCATGGAAACATCGTATCAGCAGCAGGACGACGGAAGCTATCGCATCCAGGGGACAAAGCACTGGGGAGGCCTTACGGGATGGGCCGACTTCTGGCTCGTCACCGCCCGCCGTAAGAGCGAAAGCGGCAACCTGGGTCGGGATATCGACTTCTTCGTCGCGGACATGAACCGCCCCGAGCAGCTGATTGAAGTCGAGGAACTGTACGAAAACCTCGGCCTCTACATGATTCCGTACGGGCGCAATAAGGTCGACATCCGCGTACCGGAGGCCCATCGCCTCCAGCCGGAGAGCACCGGAATCAAGATGATGCTCGACACGCTGCACCGAAGCCGGATCGAATTTCCTGGAATGGGCATGGGCTTCCTTCAGCGTATGCTTGACGAAGCAATCTCCCACTGCCGTGAACGGTTTGTCGGAGGCAAAGCCCTACTCGAGTACGACCAGGTCAAACGCCGCGTCGCCGGGATCCAGGCCGCCTACACGGCCTGCTCCGCCATGTGTATGCACACCAGCGAGCACGCGGGGATCGAAAACAACCTCGCGACGCACGCCCTACCAGCAAACTCGATCAAGTCGGTCGTAACCGACATGATGCAGAGTGCGTCGCAGTCGCTCCTACAGCTTGCCGGCGGAAAAGGATACAAGCTCGACCACATTGCCGGACGCTCTACGGTCGACAGCCGTCCGTTCCAGATCTTCGAGGGTTCCAACGATGTGCTGTATCAGCAGATTGCTGAGTCCGTGCTGAAGTCGATGCGCCGGATGAAGGAGCGCAACCTGTACGCCTTCGCGTCACAACACGACCTCATGAACCGTGCGTCCGACTATTTCAAGGATGCGCTCGACGTTGAGGTCGACATGTCGCTGCCTCAGCGGAAGCTTGTAGATCTGGGCCGCATTCTCGGCCGAGTCATTACGATGGAAATGACGATCGAGATGGGCGACCGAGGCTTCCGCTCGGACCTGATCTCAAACGCCCTGAGTCTCTTCCGCTCCGAAGTGAAGGGCATGATTTCGTCCTTTCAGGATCGGGAGACAACGGATGTCATCGAAGATTACGGCGACAACAGCTCGTGGCTCGACCTCGTCCGGCCCCAAAATGCATAATCAGTATACCGCCTGACCACCAGGTGTCAACGCACGTGATGGATTTTCGAGGGAGGGCCCAAACTTTCGGGGCTCTCCCTCGTGTTTTGTGTAGTACAACGTGTCTTCCACCGGCTGCATCCGCGACTTCACCAACCGTCGACGACCTATGACCTTTGGAGTCATCGTTTTTCCCGGCTCGAACTGTGACCACGACGCCTATCATGCCGCCAAGCATGTGTTCGGCCAGGAGGCCCGATTCATCTGGCACCAGGATGAGACCGTCGGAGACGTGGATGCCGTCATCGTTCCCGGCGGCTTTTCCTATGGAGACTACCTGCGCTCCGGTGCCGTCGCTCGATTCTCTCCGGTGATGCAAGACGTCGTACGCTTCGCCAACGAGGGCGGACTCGTCCTCGGCATCTGCAACGGATTTCAGATCCTATGCGAGGCTGGCCTGCTTCCCGGCACGCTCATGCGCAACGACAACCTCCGCTTCCGCTGCAATCACGCGACGCTCCGCGTGGAAAACAACCAGACACCGTTCACGCACCTCATGGATAAAGGACAGGTCGTGTCCTTCCCAATCGCGCATGGAGAAGGTCGCTACTTTGCCGACGGCGACGTGCTCGATGAACTCCGGGACAACGACCAGATCGTTTTTCGGTACGCGACCGAGACCGGAGACATCACCAAAGACGCCAACCCGAACGGATCGATCGACAATATTGCCGGAATCGTCAACCGGGATGGCAACGTACTCGGCCTGATGCCTCATCCCGAGAGGTGTGTCGAATCCCTCCTGGGCGGAGGAGATGACGGGGCCCTCGTCTTTCGCTCGCTCATCGAGCACACTGCAACGGTCGCCGCGTAGCGCGTGCATCCGTTCGATTTCTGCCTCCATCTTTTTCCCCGCGCATGCTCGACTCCCCAATTACGCTGGGCCTGCTGATCATCAACGTGGCGATCAGCCTCTACGCCCTCGTCTCTGATCCCTCGCTCATCCGGGATCTCTCGTTCCGCCCTCGCCGCATCGAAGATCACGGTGAGTACTACCGATTCTTCACTGCCGGCTTCGTGCACGGCGGGATGGCGCACCTCGCGTTCAACATGATCACGCTCTATTTCTTCGGGCCGTTGCTCGAAGGCGTACTTGGCGCGGGTGCGTTTCTGATTCTCTACTTCGGCTCCGACCTGTGTGCCAACGCGCTCACGTTTGCCATGCACCGTAACGATCCCAACTACGGGTCGATCGGCGCATCGGGCGCTATTTCCGGTGTTCTGTTTGCCTTCTGCCTTTTCGCTCCGTTTGCGAAGCTGTACGTCTTCTTCGCGATCCCGATGCCGGCCATTCTCTTCGCTATCCTCTATGTCGTCGTTTCCGTCTACGCGATCGGACAACGCGAACAGGGGGCGGTCGGCGGCATTGCGCACGAAGCTCACCTCGGTGGGGCGATCGGTGGCGTCCTAATCACGATTGCTCTCGTCCCGACAGCGGTCAACGAATTCATTCGCGCCATCCAGCAGGCTCTATGATGGTACGATGAATGTCCGTTATGTAGAACCGGGGTACCCGGCTGAAATTGTGCTAATTACGGTCTCGTAATGTGATCTTCGCCGTTCCTTTGCAGGAATCCCGTTATTGGGGTTGCACCGAAACCTCGTGTAGGGTATCGTACAGTGGCTTCATGCACCTTATCTCTCGCCTCGCGAGAACTCAGTCGCATCACACGTGGATATAGCAGAGAGCTCGGCTTGTGGAGGCCGAGCTTTTTGCTCTGAACACGGTCTGCGCGATGTCGCGCGCTCGAAAAGGGTCGTCCGTCCTGCTTGCTCGCCCCTACCGTTGTGAATAACTTGTTTATAATTTGTTCACAACTCGTCTTGACACGCACTTCATGAAGGCTTACAATATGGCCAGTGCCTTCGGGTACTGTTCCTTGACGCGACTGAGTCTCTGGGCTGCATGAAGCCAGCCTGTGTAGCGCTCTCGGCGTGTGTGCCTTTGGGCCGCATTCCGAAAGGGCGAGAGGCAGATGCACCGGACCGTACATCCGTGTTCTTCGGAACGCGCTATGTGCGTCATCCAACGGGGCGTGTCCAAACCTATCGCATATCGCCGAGAGGCGGAGAGCGAAGGACAGAGCACGAACCGGACGATGTGTCGCTCGGCGTTGTCGGACGTGTTGAATGAGTGGAAGCTCGTCGACCGTGCGAGGACTCCGATACAACGCTCCGGGATGCATCGCTCCTGATCGACGCACCGTGTTCGCTACATGGTGCACTCCTCGATCATGCGCGCATCGCAGCGGTCTTCTTCCCTCTTCCCCACTCATACCCGTCAGGGATGACGTGAGGTTCAGACGGACAGAGGATCGACGCGCGAGACAGTGTAATCGGACTGATTGCTCGTTCGCGAGCGTCAGAGCGATGCCCTGTTTCGGTCATCGGGCGGATCATTTTCCACGGAATGGTTCGCTGCGAAGGATGCTTCCTCCACAGGACGAGCCACTCAATGAGCGAGAACGTGCGTTAGGCGTTGCCTGACGCGGCACTCCCTCGGTGAGCGGCACATGTAGGCCCGTGGTGCTCGGACCGTTGCTCTGCGACGGTAAACGGACGGCTCTTCGAGTCGGACGACGAGTACCGCTCCGGCATACCCGACGGTA comes from Longibacter salinarum and encodes:
- a CDS encoding acyl-CoA dehydrogenase family protein — translated: MSIASYLNEDVDASVDFKSFRDAFKKKLRNVFHRRSSADQVGTSRGIPPFIMREIQSLTPLSVFIPEEHGGRGGHVHECQSILAAASYESLALSLTIGINGALFLQPLTKYGREEIKAPIFRRFIEDKNMGGLMITEPDYGTDALRMETSYQQQDDGSYRIQGTKHWGGLTGWADFWLVTARRKSESGNLGRDIDFFVADMNRPEQLIEVEELYENLGLYMIPYGRNKVDIRVPEAHRLQPESTGIKMMLDTLHRSRIEFPGMGMGFLQRMLDEAISHCRERFVGGKALLEYDQVKRRVAGIQAAYTACSAMCMHTSEHAGIENNLATHALPANSIKSVVTDMMQSASQSLLQLAGGKGYKLDHIAGRSTVDSRPFQIFEGSNDVLYQQIAESVLKSMRRMKERNLYAFASQHDLMNRASDYFKDALDVEVDMSLPQRKLVDLGRILGRVITMEMTIEMGDRGFRSDLISNALSLFRSEVKGMISSFQDRETTDVIEDYGDNSSWLDLVRPQNA
- the purQ gene encoding phosphoribosylformylglycinamidine synthase subunit PurQ, giving the protein MTFGVIVFPGSNCDHDAYHAAKHVFGQEARFIWHQDETVGDVDAVIVPGGFSYGDYLRSGAVARFSPVMQDVVRFANEGGLVLGICNGFQILCEAGLLPGTLMRNDNLRFRCNHATLRVENNQTPFTHLMDKGQVVSFPIAHGEGRYFADGDVLDELRDNDQIVFRYATETGDITKDANPNGSIDNIAGIVNRDGNVLGLMPHPERCVESLLGGGDDGALVFRSLIEHTATVAA
- a CDS encoding rhomboid family intramembrane serine protease → MLDSPITLGLLIINVAISLYALVSDPSLIRDLSFRPRRIEDHGEYYRFFTAGFVHGGMAHLAFNMITLYFFGPLLEGVLGAGAFLILYFGSDLCANALTFAMHRNDPNYGSIGASGAISGVLFAFCLFAPFAKLYVFFAIPMPAILFAILYVVVSVYAIGQREQGAVGGIAHEAHLGGAIGGVLITIALVPTAVNEFIRAIQQAL